In the genome of Mycobacterium kansasii ATCC 12478, one region contains:
- a CDS encoding amino acid permease: MTSQLRQGLSQRQLNMIAIGGVIGAGLFVGSGVVIQATGPAAFLTYAMCGVLIVLVMRMLGEMATANPSTGSFADHAATALGGWAGFSVGWLYWYFWVIVVGFEAVAGGKVLNYWFPAPLWLCSLCLMVLMTTTNLFSVSSFGEFEFWFAGIKVATIVIFLGVGTAFVLGFLPGHGMDLANLSAHGGFFPKGVGAVFAAIVVVIFSMVGAEVVTIAAAESRDPQRAIQRATNSVVARIAIFFVGSVFLVVVILPWDSVELGASPYVAALKHLGLPAAAQIMNAVVLTAVLSCLNSGLYTASRMLFVLADRREAPALLVKVSRRGVPHIAILCSSAVGFGCVVMAWLAPGTVFLFLLNSSGAVILFVYLLIALSQIVLRRRTPAEKLRVKMWLFPALSILTVAGIIAVLVQMAFDSTARTQLWLSLLSWSVVVAVYFVAKVATRRPLRGV, encoded by the coding sequence ATGACTTCCCAACTGCGCCAAGGACTGTCGCAGCGTCAGCTCAACATGATCGCGATCGGCGGGGTGATCGGCGCCGGCTTGTTCGTCGGCTCCGGCGTGGTGATCCAGGCGACCGGGCCCGCGGCGTTCCTGACCTACGCCATGTGCGGGGTGCTGATCGTGCTGGTGATGCGGATGCTCGGGGAGATGGCCACCGCGAACCCGTCCACCGGGTCGTTCGCCGACCACGCGGCCACCGCCCTGGGGGGATGGGCCGGGTTTTCGGTGGGCTGGCTGTATTGGTACTTCTGGGTGATCGTCGTCGGTTTCGAGGCAGTGGCCGGCGGCAAAGTCCTCAACTACTGGTTTCCTGCGCCACTGTGGCTGTGCTCGCTATGCCTGATGGTGCTGATGACCACGACCAACCTGTTCTCGGTGTCGTCCTTCGGGGAGTTCGAATTCTGGTTCGCCGGAATCAAAGTCGCGACCATCGTGATCTTTCTCGGCGTGGGCACCGCCTTCGTGCTCGGCTTCCTGCCGGGCCACGGCATGGATCTCGCCAACCTCAGCGCGCATGGCGGGTTTTTCCCCAAGGGTGTCGGCGCCGTGTTCGCGGCCATCGTGGTGGTGATCTTCTCCATGGTCGGCGCCGAGGTGGTCACCATCGCCGCGGCCGAAAGCCGAGATCCGCAGCGCGCGATACAGCGCGCGACCAACTCGGTGGTCGCGCGCATCGCTATCTTCTTCGTCGGCTCGGTTTTCCTGGTGGTCGTCATCCTGCCTTGGGACTCAGTGGAACTCGGCGCCTCGCCGTACGTCGCGGCGCTCAAGCACCTGGGTCTTCCCGCGGCGGCCCAGATCATGAACGCGGTGGTGCTCACCGCGGTGCTGTCCTGCCTCAACTCCGGCCTGTATACCGCGTCGCGGATGCTGTTCGTGCTTGCCGACCGGCGCGAGGCGCCGGCACTTCTGGTCAAGGTCAGCCGGCGCGGGGTACCGCACATCGCGATCCTGTGCTCGTCGGCGGTGGGGTTCGGTTGCGTCGTCATGGCGTGGCTCGCGCCCGGCACGGTGTTTCTCTTCCTGCTCAACTCCTCAGGCGCGGTGATCTTGTTCGTCTACCTGCTCATCGCGCTGTCGCAAATAGTGCTGCGCCGCCGCACACCCGCCGAGAAGCTGAGGGTGAAGATGTGGTTGTTCCCGGCGCTGTCGATTCTCACGGTCGCCGGAATCATCGCCGTACTGGTGCAAATGGCGTTCGACAGTACCGCG